The region GGACTCCTTCTCCGAGTCCACCGGGTACTCCGAGAGCCCGGCGGTCGCGCAGATCGCGGACACGCCTGCGGTGGCGGATCCGGCGGACCCCGGTGCCGGGGAGCCGGTGAGCGACGACCAGCCGGGCCACCGGCGCGAGTACGAGGACGAGTCGTTCGACGACAGGTCGTTCACCGACGAGCTCGACGACCGGTCCTTCGGCCGCGAGTCGTTCGACGAGGACGTGGCGCGCGACGAGCGCGCGGACACCGCGGACTCGTGGTCGCCGGAGCCGGAGACGCGGAGCGCCGCCGACGACGACTCGCAGCCCGACGCGCAGGAAGTCTTCGCGAAGCTGCACGACAAGCTCACCGAGTACGCCGTCGACGGCTCCGCCTACCGAATCGGCAGCCACAGCAGCGACGCGCGCTCGCTGGTGCAGGAGGGCCCGGACTGGATCGTCACGGCGGGCGCCGACGACGAGTTCGGCTCCGACGTCCGGTTCTCCCGCCCCGACCAGGCCGCCGCCTACCTGCTCGGCAGCCTCCTGCTGTCCAGGCCGGGCGGCCAGGCGCCGCAGGACGCCGAGCCGGCACGTCCGGTCGCCGAGCCCGAGCCGGAAACCGAGGCGGACGCTGACGTCGAGGCGTCGGCCGACGCCGAGGTGGACGCACGGGAGCCGCATGACGCGGCCGCATCGAGCGAGGACACGGCCGCGCGGCAGCCGCAGTTCGACAGCGAGACGAAGGTCGCCCAGCAGCCGCAGTTCGACAGCGACACGAAGGTCGCCCAGCCGACGGTCGCCCCGGAGCACCCGGTCGCGCCCGAGGTTCCGGCCGCCGCCGAGCAGCCCCCGCAGCCGCAGCGCCAGGAACCCGAACCGCGCCGCCAGGAGCAGAGCGCGGGCGGCCACTTCCTGTTCACCGCCAACCAGGATCCGCAGCCGGCGCAGTCTCCCCCGCAGGAGGCCGCGCCCGGTGCTCCGGTCGAGGAGCCGACCCGGTTCCAGCCCGCCCCGCGGATGGACCGCCCGGTCCCGCCGGCCGGTCCGCCCGCCTCGCCGCCCGCCTCGCCGCAGCACCCGCCGTCGCCGCCCGGCGGCATGCCCGCGCAGGGCGGCCCGCGGCCCGGCGGTCCGGCCGGACCGGGGCAGGGCCCGCCGCCGCTGCCGAAGCGCTCGCGCCCGGAGCAGGGCGCGGCGGTGCCGCCGCCCCCGGGCGGGCCTGCGCAGCAGGGCCCGGCCGGTGGCGCGGAGCGACGCCCCGGCCCCGGTGGGCCGGGCATGGCGGGGCCACCCCGGCAGGGGCCGCCGATCCCGCCCGGCGCGGCCGGAGGCCGTCCGCCGCAGGGCGGCGGGCCGGAGCAGGGGCGTCCGCCGCAGGGCGCGGGCCAGCAGATCCAGCCGCTCGGTGGTGAGCCGCCGCTGACGCTGTACCGGGACCGGCGCCACGTCGTGCTCCAGCCGGGCACCGACCTGGACCGCTTCGGCGACCCCAACGGCAACGTCGCCTACGCGATCCGCACGCCCTACACGCAGCGTTCGCTGCCGCCGCAGTGGGCCAACCGCGCGTACTTCGCCTACCGCGTGCAGCGGCCGGTGCAGGTGCTGCGGGGCACGGCGGTGCCGTGGTTCGAGCAGCCGGGCGGCGGCACGGCCTACGTGCTGCCCGCCGCGGTCAGCGACCTCGTCGCCGACGGAACGCTGATCGAGCTGACGGGCAACGAGGCACCGCCTCGCCCGTCCATGGAGTGACCAGGACGCAAGTCCCGAGTTCGGGGTGCCCGCGGCGAAGCCGCGAGCACCCCGAACTGCTTTTGGGGCCCGGAGCAGGTGATCCGGGCTCGCGGGCCGAGCGCGTACGGGGCTGGGGCCGCAGGCCGCCGGGGGCAGACGCGGCAGCGTCTCGCCCAGCGCGGGGACAGACGCGACAACGTCTCGTCAACGCGGGGACAAGAGTGCGCACGGCCGCCCGACAAGCGGGGCAAGAGCGCGCGCGGCGCCAACAACGGGGGCGGGAAATCGCGCGGCGCCCAACAACGGGGGTGAGAAGCGCGTGGTGCCCTGCGACGCGGACGGCCTGGGCTCAGGGCGGAGGCCGCCGGTGCGCGCAATCCAGAGGCGCTTGCGGGGTTCGCGGCGATTCGAATTCGGGCCGTTTGTTCGGGATTCGCCCGCATATCCGGCACCGGCCCACCGGTCCGGGATCGGCCAATCGGTTCGTGTTCGGACCGCCTATCTGGGATCGGGCCGCCTTCCGGGACCGGGACGCCTTCCCTAGACCGGGACGCCTTCCTGCACGAGACCGCCTTCCCGGGATCGCCCAACCTCTCTGTGACCGGGCCGCACTGTCCGGGATTGGCCCGCCTATCCAGGTTCGGGTCGCCGGTTCGGGATCAGCCCGCCGGTTTGGGTTCGGGTCGCCGGTTCGGGTTCGGGTCGCTTGGCTGCTTCTCCGGGATTTTGGTGCGCCTGTTTTGGATCGGCTCGCCAGTTCGTGTCCGGGCCGCCGTATCCGGAGCCTGGCCGCCCTGTCCCGGACCGGGCTGCCTGTCCGGGATCGGGTCGCCTGACCGCAATCCGCCCGGTCTTGTTCAGGCCGCCTCACCGAGATCCCCCACGGGTTCGGGATCGGACGGGGCGAAGTCCGGGCTGGGGCGCGGGACCCGCGCCGCTTCGGCCCTTCGGACCGCCGCTTCGGCTCGGGCGTCAGTCGACGTGGAGGCCGTGGGCGGCGGCGAAGGCGAGCGCGGTCATCGAGTCCACCCGCGCGCCCCTGAGCACGGCCTGCACCAGGCCGTCGGCGTCGATGCGTGCGCCGCGCAGATCCGCCTCCTCCAGCCGGGTGCCGAGCAGCCGCGCTCCGCTGAGGTCGGCCTCCCGCAGGTCGCACTCGCGCAGGTCGCACTCGCCGAGATTGGCCTCGCGGAAGCGGATTCCGCTCAGGTTAGTGCCGCGGAGGTCGCTGCGGCCCATGCCGACCAGCGTCATGTCGGTCTCGCGGACGGTGAGCGGGCGGAAACGGCAGTCGACGAACCCGGAGCCGAGCATCGTGCATCCCTCCACAGTGGAGTGCTGGAGCACTGTGCGCTCGAAGCGGCACGACCGGAACGCCGTCGCGCGGTGAACGCTCTCCCCCAGGTCGGTGCCAGTGAAGGTGCACTCGGTGAAGACGCAGCTGGTGGTGCGCAGGCCGCGCAGGTCGGCGTCGGTGAAGTCGCAACGCTCGAAGCTGCGGCCGTCCCACTCCTGACCCGTCAGCACCGCGTCGCTGAAGTCCTCACCCACCGCGATCGTCATGCGGCGAGCCTGCCACACCGCCACGACCGCCTCTGCCAGCAGGCAGTCCGACCTGCGGGCTCCTCGGCCACGGCGATCGTCCGCGAGCCAGAGGACCAACACCCTCATGCATTCGTGAGTGGTATTAGCGATTGGTTGCCACTGCTGTCATGTGCGTCCAAGCCGCAGGGCCGTGCCCTCCGCTTTCCCGGTCAGCCCTCGACCCCGCAGCGGCGCATGGCCAGTAGGACGTACGCGCGGGTCGCCTGTTCCAGTTCGGCGACCGCGACGTGTTCGTCGTGCGCGTGGGCGTAGCGGACGTCGCCGGGGCCGTACTGCAGCGTCGGCACGCCGGCGGCCGCGTACAGGCGCAGGTCCGTGCCGTACGGCGCGCCGAGCGCCTCCGGCTTCGGGCCGCCCGCGTCGACGACGGCCTGCGTCGTCTCATCGAGCAGCGGGTGACCGGTGGGGAGACGGCCGCTGGCGAACATCCCGCCCGGCCAGCTCACCCGCACCGGGTGCCGCGACAGCCACGGGTCGGCCTCGCACGCGCGGCGGACGGCTTCGGCGAACTCGGCCTTGGCGTCGTCGATGCCTTCGTCGAGCCGGACGCCGTAGCGGCCTTCGGCGATCGCGAGGTCCGGCACGGTGCTCGCCCAGTCCCCCGCGCGGGCCATGCCGACCGACAGCGGGTACGGCACGTCGAGGTGCGCGACCAGCGGATCGGGGTCTGCGTTGCGCCGCGCTTCCAGGTCGCGCAGCGCCGGCAGCAGCTCCGCGAGTTTCTCGAGCGCGTTCACGCCCCGGGTCCGCGTGGAGCCGTGGGTGCCCTGGCCGGGGATCTCCAGCCGGAAGGTCAGCGAGCCGCCGTTGGCGGCCACGATGGTGCCCGCGCTCGGTTCGGCGAGCACGCAGGCGTCCCCGCGATGGCCGCGCCGCAGCGTCGCGAACGCCCCGAGCCCGCCGTCCTCCTCGCCGCTGACGGTGTGCACGCCCACCGGTCGCCGCAGGCGGATTCCGGCGCTGCGCAGAGCCTCCAGCGCGCCGAGGAACGCGGCGATGCCGCCCTTCATGTCGCAGGTGCCGCGTCCCGCGGCGATCCCGTCGTGCACGCGCAGCGCGTACGGGTCGCGATCGGGCCAGCGGTCGAGGTCGCCCGGCGGCACGACGTCGGTGTGGCCGCAGAACACCAGCGCGGGATCGCCGTCGCCGTGCACGCCGACGCAGCCGTAGGCGATGTCGCGGTCGGCTTCCTGGCCGGGGAACTCCGGGTCGTCCAGCAGTTCCGCGACGTCGATGCGCCAGTGGTCGACGCGGTGCCCGAGGCCGGCGAGCCGGTCGGCGCACCAGCGTTGCGCGTCCTGCTCGGCCGTGGTACCGCCGACGCTGGGGATGGCGACGAGCTCGCGGAGGCCCGCGAGCACGCCGTCGACGTCGACGGCGTCGAGGGCGCGGCGTTCGAGGTCGGAGGGGGCGTCCGGGATGTCCACGTTGCGAGTGTGTCGCATCCGTCCAGCGGAACGACGGGCGCCCACTACCATCGCCGCGTGGCCGAAGGCGACGGAACCGAGCGGGAGTTCGAGATCGGCAAGGACGGGCTGGGCGGCATCGTCGTCGGGATGGACGGCAGCCCGGCGAGCTTCCACGCCGCCGCGTGGGCGGCGGGGCTGGCGCGCCGCGAGCGCGCGCGCCTGGTGCTGGTCTACGTAGAGGCCGTGGGCGGCGTCGCCTACTGGTCACCGATGGGGGTGGCGGTGGCGAGCGAAGCCGCCGAAAGCCTCGTGGAGGAGCTGAAGAAGGAAGTCGTCAACCACCTGAAGTGGATCGACATCGACTGGGACTTCGTGCACCAGCGCGGCGACCCGGCCGTCGGGCTGGAACAGGTCGCCGAGCAGTACCGGGCGGATCTGATCGTGGTCGGCCGCTCGCGCCGGCGCGGGGGCCTGCTCGGCACGGTGCCCGCCACGCTGGTCGTGGAGGCCGTACGCCCTGTGGTCGTAGTGCCCTGACTTCGGTCGGTCGGCGGGATCGGCGCCGAAGACCATCGGTGGCAGGCGGCGGAGGCCGTCGGTGGCAGGCGGCGGAGGCCGTCGGTGGCGGGTGACGGACGACGTCGATGGCGGACGACGTCGATGGCGGACGACGTCGATGGCGGACGACGTCGGTGGCGCGCGGCGGAGGCCGCTGGCGGCGGAGGCCGTCGGTGGCGGAGGCCGTCGGTGGCAGGCGAATTCGGTGGCAGCCGGAACCGGCATGCGGGCACCGGTGGCAGCAGCCAGTTGGCAGGTGGCGGACGAAGGCCGCCGACGGCAGCAGCCGGTTGGGACGAGGCGGCGGCCGCCGGTGGGAGACGCTGCCGCGTCTGTCCAGCCGGAAGCGGTGTGCCGGGGCTGTCAGCCGGACACGGCGTTCCTGGCCGGTGTGGGGAATCCGTCTACGCGGCGGGGCGGGCGTGGTGCCCGATGTGCCAGGTCGGAGATGCAGGGCCCACCCACGAGGCGCGCGTCGTCGTCCGCAGCTCGGGCTGCCCGTCCACCCAGCCGAGTCGACCGAGGTTCAGCCTGCGGGTCGAGGTTCAGTCTGCCCGTCGAGCTTCAATCCGCGGGTCGAGGTTCGGTCCAGCGTCCCGAGGTTCGTCCGCCGGTCGGGCTTTCCGGCGGCTGTTGACGGCCGCCGGGAAGCTCACTGCCGCGAGCCCGCGTCAGTCGATGATGGTCGCGCCGTGGTGCACGCCGCCGAAGCACTTCGTCTGGTGTAACAGCAGGTCGACCACGACCCCACCGCCACCCGTGAAGCAGTCGTCCATGGTGACGGATTCCTGCCCGTGCGCCGTTCCCACCACCACAAGTGCCCCGACCAATGACAGACCGCTTATGAAAGCCGCCGAAATCGCGCGTCGCACCGTGATCAACTCCTGCTCGTCGTCCACCCGCCCCCGACCGGAGGCGTGATGACAACTTGCACCAGTCGATCTTCGGAGCGCCGGATGATCACCGCATCGGACGTCACCCACGCG is a window of Saccharopolyspora erythraea NRRL 2338 DNA encoding:
- a CDS encoding glycohydrolase toxin TNT-related protein (This protein contains a domain related to Tuberculosis Necrotizing Toxin, which is the C-terminal effector domain of outer membrane channel protein CpnT, and which has a lethal NAD+-glycohydrolase activity.); this translates as MSRPTAISPEEQEQAARRIGVLLLQAAPEDWQEITVEYRATGEYHDLLGEVTTPDGTARSWEPPEELRGIFEQLRDGMYRPDVGTWLSALYVVERPSSYRIDINFDSEPRWQRPLPRAAYADELRRYPRAEENVPDWLREKIDGRDPSEAQDTADTPTAAQEAVAQTPAPAEPGTGGTPHFRTAETFDDFDEQGRPLVATRNPVQPDEVAALRQYLENAPIVLASRENEEDLLAPDRAATVPGTWHTDGSWLWQGAVAYYLAQYGVPPEADLVEHIRARRFTLAEVDDATRDAAVSELLDQPGDDDFGESGEQGDSGADFADERAERADSFSESTGYSESPAVAQIADTPAVADPADPGAGEPVSDDQPGHRREYEDESFDDRSFTDELDDRSFGRESFDEDVARDERADTADSWSPEPETRSAADDDSQPDAQEVFAKLHDKLTEYAVDGSAYRIGSHSSDARSLVQEGPDWIVTAGADDEFGSDVRFSRPDQAAAYLLGSLLLSRPGGQAPQDAEPARPVAEPEPETEADADVEASADAEVDAREPHDAAASSEDTAARQPQFDSETKVAQQPQFDSDTKVAQPTVAPEHPVAPEVPAAAEQPPQPQRQEPEPRRQEQSAGGHFLFTANQDPQPAQSPPQEAAPGAPVEEPTRFQPAPRMDRPVPPAGPPASPPASPQHPPSPPGGMPAQGGPRPGGPAGPGQGPPPLPKRSRPEQGAAVPPPPGGPAQQGPAGGAERRPGPGGPGMAGPPRQGPPIPPGAAGGRPPQGGGPEQGRPPQGAGQQIQPLGGEPPLTLYRDRRHVVLQPGTDLDRFGDPNGNVAYAIRTPYTQRSLPPQWANRAYFAYRVQRPVQVLRGTAVPWFEQPGGGTAYVLPAAVSDLVADGTLIELTGNEAPPRPSME
- a CDS encoding pentapeptide repeat-containing protein, yielding MTIAVGEDFSDAVLTGQEWDGRSFERCDFTDADLRGLRTTSCVFTECTFTGTDLGESVHRATAFRSCRFERTVLQHSTVEGCTMLGSGFVDCRFRPLTVRETDMTLVGMGRSDLRGTNLSGIRFREANLGECDLRECDLREADLSGARLLGTRLEEADLRGARIDADGLVQAVLRGARVDSMTALAFAAAHGLHVD
- a CDS encoding ArgE/DapE family deacylase, yielding MRHTRNVDIPDAPSDLERRALDAVDVDGVLAGLRELVAIPSVGGTTAEQDAQRWCADRLAGLGHRVDHWRIDVAELLDDPEFPGQEADRDIAYGCVGVHGDGDPALVFCGHTDVVPPGDLDRWPDRDPYALRVHDGIAAGRGTCDMKGGIAAFLGALEALRSAGIRLRRPVGVHTVSGEEDGGLGAFATLRRGHRGDACVLAEPSAGTIVAANGGSLTFRLEIPGQGTHGSTRTRGVNALEKLAELLPALRDLEARRNADPDPLVAHLDVPYPLSVGMARAGDWASTVPDLAIAEGRYGVRLDEGIDDAKAEFAEAVRRACEADPWLSRHPVRVSWPGGMFASGRLPTGHPLLDETTQAVVDAGGPKPEALGAPYGTDLRLYAAAGVPTLQYGPGDVRYAHAHDEHVAVAELEQATRAYVLLAMRRCGVEG
- a CDS encoding universal stress protein; amino-acid sequence: MAEGDGTEREFEIGKDGLGGIVVGMDGSPASFHAAAWAAGLARRERARLVLVYVEAVGGVAYWSPMGVAVASEAAESLVEELKKEVVNHLKWIDIDWDFVHQRGDPAVGLEQVAEQYRADLIVVGRSRRRGGLLGTVPATLVVEAVRPVVVVP